Genomic DNA from Halobaculum sp. CBA1158:
TTCCCCACAGGGAGGTGAACAGTGCGGCGTCATCGTTCTCCACGAGTCGCCGGCGCAACTGCTCGGTGTCGGGGTCGGAGCCGTCGAGCAGCAACTCTCCGAGGGTCGGATCGCCCGAGAGGAGTTCGTGGTAGCGCTCGGCCTCGGCGTACGACGGGAAAAAGAGGAGGCTGTTGCCGGGCGTGAACCGGACCACGTCCGAGAGGGTCGCGGCGATCGTCTCCTGCGTGCCGGGGTCGTCGCGCTCGGAGGCAAACAGCGCGGGGGTCGCCACCGAGAACGTCCGGCGGTTCTCCTCGGGGTACGCCAGCCCGAACGCGAGCGTCACCGGGTCGTCCAGGCCGAGCACGTCCGCGGTCACGTCGAACGGCCGGAGCGTCGCGGACATGAGCACGCTCGCGTACACCTCCTCGAACAGGTCCTCGGTGACCTCGCGCGGGATGCAGGTGTACAGCTCCGCGCGGCCGTACACCTCGCCGGTGCCGGCGTCGCGGCGGACCGAGACCACGGGGTGTTGCCCGAGCTCGCCGCCGCCGTCCATCCACGCCGAGACGAACGCCGCCGCCTGGAGGGTCTGACACTCCCTGCGGCTCGTCGTCTCGCCGTCGCGGTACGCCTCCTCGTACTCCTCGTCGAGGCGCGTGCCCAGTTGGAGCGCGAGGTCGCACTCCGCGCGGATCCCGCCGCCCTCGTAGCGCTCGAGGAACGCGAGCGTGAGGTCGTCGCGGCGGTCCTCGTTCGCGATCGACAGGTCCCCCCAGCTCTCGTCCACCCGCTCGCGCGCGCCGAACTCCAGCTTCTCCTCGCAGGTCGCCCGCAGCGCCTCGGTGAACGCCCGGAGGACGTTCTCCGCGGGCTCGGCGCGGGAGTCGTCCGTTTCCTCCAGTTCGTCGAGGGCGGCGTCGAGGGTGTTCTCCGTGAGCGTCTTCGAGGCGTGGTCGCGGGCGGCGTCCTCGACGTTGTGCGCCTCGTCGAACACCGTGATCACGTCCTCCGGGTCGCGGTCGAGCCATCGGAAGAACTGCTCTCTGATCTGTGGGTCGAGCAGGTGGTGGTAGTTGCACACCACCAGTTCCACGTCCTCCATTCCCTCCTTCAGCAGCTCGTAGCCGCAGAAGCCGCGTTGCCCGGCGTACTCGTACACCTCCTCGGGAGTGCGAACGTCGGCGAACAGCCACGAGAAGAACTCGCCGGTGTCGGCGGTGAGGTTGCTGTAGTAGTAGTCGCAGGTGTTGCTCGCCTCCTCGTCGATCTCCTCGTCGAGGCGCTCCAACTCCTCCTGGACGGCCTGCCGAGCCTCGGCGGCGCGTTCGGCGTCGCCTCCGCCGGAGGCGGACCCGGAGCCCTCCCCGGTCCCCTCCTCGCGCATCTCGTCGGTGAGGTCGTCGAGCCGCCGCTCCAACTGTTGTCTGTCCTCCTCGTCCTCGACGACCGATCGGGTGGTGTCCCGGAGCGTCTGGCACTCCTGGTAGTCGACGTCGATGTGGCACATCGACGCCTTCCCCTTGAACACGGTCGCACGGATGGGCTCGGTCTCGTTGATCGCGCGGGCGTCCTCGACGAACTGCCGCATCTGCTGGTGGACGTTCGTCGTGATGACGACGGTGCGGTCGTGCTCGCGGGCGTGCTGGAGCGCCGGCACGAGCGCCGAGAGCGTCTTGCCCGTACCGGGCGCGCCCTCGAACAGCACGTCCTGCCCGCGCTCGAGCGAGTTAGACACCCGGTCCATCGCCTCCTCCTGGTTCGGATACGGCTCGTCGTACGGGAAGAAGCGCAGGTGGCCGTCCGTCGTCGACACACCCCGTCTTTCGCCTCATCGGCTTTGAACCTACGGGTGACGCGGCACGTGGGCGCACGGCGATCGAACTTCGAGTCCCCGACACCGCCCACCGAACGTCGGCGGTCGGGTGCACGCCACGGATGTACCGTGCACGTACGACTATCTCTCGAGCGCGTGAACGTCCTCTCGGTATGGCGACACAAGCACCCACGGCTACGACGGCGACTGACGAGACCGACCCGGTGAACGGCGGATGGCGCGGCGGCGTCGCGGCGGGCGCGCTCGCTGGCATCGCGATGGGCGCGGTGTTCTCGCTGTTCGCGCCCGCGGCGCTCGAGGTCGCGATCCCCTCGCTGTACGGTCTCTCGGGGGGAATCGCCGGCTGGATCGTCCACGTGAGCCACGCCGCGGTCCTCGGCGTGGCGTTCGTCGCGATCGCGAACGCGCTCGAGATAACCGATCCGAACCGGTCGACGCTGCTCGGCGTCGGATACGGCATCGCGCTCTGGGTGGTCCTCGCGGCGGTGGTGATGCCGGCGTGGCTCGCGGCGGTCGGGTCGCCCGCGACCCCGCCGCTCCCGAACGTCGACACGCTCAGCCTCGCGGCCCACGTCCTGTACGGGGCGGTGCTCGGCGCGGCACTCCCGTCGTTGCGCGCGCTGTGACCCCGACGCGACGACGCCGCTGACTTTTTCGCCGTTCGTATCCACCCGTCGGACATGAGCGAACGCGCGTCCGACGACACCGACGACGACTCGGGCTTCGACAAGGAGGCCGAGCGCGAGAAGCTTCGCGAGAAGTTCGCCCGCGACGAACGGAAACGCGAGTCCACCCGGCGGATGAGTGAACTCCTCCTCAAGGGGGCGACGATGACGAACGACCACTGCGACGCCTGCGGGTCGCCAATCTTCCGGCAGAACGGCCAGGAGTTCTGCCCCGAGTGCGACATGGGCGACGGCTCCGCGGACGCGACGACGACCGACGCCGGAGCCGAGCGGGCGAAGGGAGCCGAACGGCCTGCGGACGCCGCCGAACGGCCTGCGGACGCCGCCAGCGACGTGCAGTCGCCCGGCACCGCCGGATCGGGACCGGACGGGGCGACGAGCGCGAGGCAGGACACCGCCGCGGAGCCGGACACCGCCTCGGAACCGGACGCCGGACGCCCGAACGCGACGCCCGACTCCGACGGGCTCGGCGACGACACCCCGACCCGCCGCGCGGGTCGGAGCGACGCCGGAGCGACGCCGGAGCGACGCGACGGCTCGTCACCGACGCGGTCCGGCCGCTCCGCTACTCCCTCCGCCACGTCCTCCGGGGACGCCGCCGGCGACCTCGCGGCCGGTCGGGACGCGCTCGCGACGGCGCTGCGCCGGCACGCCGAGGCGGCGGCCGACGAGACGGACCCGCGGACCGCCGCCGACCACCTGGCGGCCGCCCGCGAGGCGGCCGAGGCGCTGGCGGCGCTGCGTCGCTGACGGTGCCGGGCCGCTGACGGTGCTGCGTCGCTGACGGTGCCGGGCCGCTGACGGTGCTGCGTCGCTGACGGTGCCGGGCCGCTGACGGTGCTGCGTCGCTGACGCGGTACGCCTCCGGAAGCCGGTCCGTCGCCGACCTCGATGGGTCAACTACTCCGGGTAGTCGCTCCCGACGACCTCGCGGATCCGGTCGGCGGTCACCTGTCCGACGCCGGACACCTCCAGCAGGTCCTCCTCGCGGGCGGTCATCACGGCTTCGACGGTGCCGAAGTGCTCCAGCAGCGCCCGCGAGGTCACGGGGCCGATGTCGGCGATCGACGAGACGACGTACTCCTGCTGCTCCGCCAGCGTCTTCGCCCCCTTCTCGCCGTGGGCCGACACCTCGCGGTCGTTCGTCTCCTGCTCGCGCCGGGCGATCACCTCCAGCAGATCGGCGGTGTCGGCCTCGTCCTCGGTTCGGAGGACGCTCGCGTCGAAGTCGATCGCCAGCGACGACAGCGCGCCCCGAACCGCGTTCGGGTGAACGTTGCGCTCGCCGTAGAGGTCCTCGCCCTCGATGATCACGACGGGGCGGGCGTACGCTCGGGCCGTGTCGCGTATCTGCTCGAACATCGACCGGTCGCCGCCGACGAGCGTGTCGAGGAAGTCCGCGACCGACTTGCGCTCGACGGCGACGCGGTCCGAGAGCACGTAGTCGCCCACCTCCAGCGTCTCCAGTCGGGTCGTGATCCCCTCCCGGGTGGAGAGGTCGCGCGCGATGGTCGACTCCAACTCGCGCTGGTCGATGACGACCTCCGTGCCCTCGGCGTCGGTGCCGGCGGTCGCGACGACGCCATCGTCGGTCGACTCCCCGTCACTAGCTGCGTCGCCGTCGGTCGAATCGCCGCCGTCGCCGGGGGCGTCGCCGTCGCGGTCGCCGTCGCCGTCGTCGTCCGGGTCGCCGCGGGGGTCGAAGTCGGTCAGTCCCGGTTGCGACTCCGTCGACCCGGTCGCGGTCGTCGATCCGCCGTCGTCGTCGCCCCCGCTGTCGGGGGCAGCGTCGCCGCCGGTCTCGGTTCCGTCGCCGTCGCCCTCGAACGCCTCCAGTCCGGCCTGCCCGCCGTCGTCGAGTTCGTCGCCGATCTCGTCGGCGACGCCCTTCAGCGTCCGAAGCTCCTCTTCCATCTCCTTCTCGCGCCGGCGCGAGATCCAGAAGAACGCCTCGTCGCGCGTGTCGTTGGCGAGCAGGACGACCACTTCTCCCTCGGCCTGGCGACCGGTTCGGCCCTTCCGCTGGATCGAGCGGATCGCCGTGGGAACCGGCTCGAAGAAGAGCACGAGGTCGACCTCCGGCACGTCCAGCCCCTCCTCGGCGACGCTGGTGGAGACGAGCACCTCGAACTCGCCGGCCCGGAAGGCGTCGAGCGTCTCCTGCTGTTGTTTCTGGGTCATGCCGTCGGAGCCCTCCTTGTCGCCTTGCCCGACGAACCGTCGGGTGTCGAACGACGCCGAGAGGAACTCCGTGAGCGCCTCCGCGGTGTCGCGCGACTCGGTGAACACGATGACGCGCTCGCCGCCGCCGATGCCGAGCGTCTGCGCGAGCAGCACTCTGGTCCGGCGGAACTTCGGGTGGAGGTCGTCGAAGTTCTCGGCCTTGTGCATCGCCTCTCTCACCTTCGGCTCGGCGACCATCCGCTGGCTCGCCTTCGACGCGCCCGACGACCGCGCGGCGTTGCGCTGGCGCTCGAAGTACCGCCGCAGCGCCTCGACGCTCTGGGTCTCGACGAGTTCGACCGCGCGCCGGAGCTTCATCACCTCCGCGTGGACGGACATCCCTGTGTACGCGTCGGAGTCGCCGCCGTCCATCATGCGCTGGAGTTCCCCGCGCATCCTGTTGAGGTCCTTCTGGGAGACGTCCGGCTGAGTCGTGTTCGTGACGCCCAACTCCTTCAGGCTCTCCAGCCTGTCCGTGATCACCTCGTTGAGCGCGTCGCGGATCTCGATGATCGGCTCGGGGAGGTCGATCCGCTCCCACTGTACGTCGGTGTCGTGAGTGTACTCGCCCACGTCGGCGTCGTCCTCGGTCATCACCTCCACCCGGTCGATGCCGAGGTTCTCACAGACGGTCGTGATCTCCTCGCGGTCGCCGCCGGGGGAGGCGGACATCCCCGTCACGAGGGGATCGGCGGCGTCGGCGTGGTAGCGCTCGGCGATGTACACGTACGCGTAGTCGCCGGTCGCCCGGTGGCACTCGTCGAACGTCAGGTGCGTCACCTCGGCCAGCGAGATGCGATTGCCGACGAGGTCGTTCTCGACGACCTGCGGCGTCGCGATGACGATGCTGGCGCTGTCCCACAGCTCCGCGCGGTCGTCGGGTCGCACCTCGCCGGTGAACACGACGATCTCCTCGTCGGCGACGTCCAGCGCCTCGCGGTAGAAGTCGGCGTGCTGCTGCACCAGCGGCTTCGTCGGCGCGAGAAACAGCGCCGTCCCGCCGGTCTCGTACAGCCGGTGGGCCGTCACCAACAGCGAGACGGTCGTCTTCCCGAGGCCGGTCGGCAGACACACGAGCGTGTGGCCCCCGCGGGCGGTCGCCGCCAGATCGGTCTGGTAGCGACGGTCTTCGATGAACCCCTCGACGAGCAGGGGATGGTCGACGTACTCGGTCTCTGCGGCGGCCTCGGCCATCGCTCACACTTGCGCGTCCCGATGGGTAAACCTTCGCGAACCACGGCGGAAGTGAAGCCGCGGCGCGCGCCCTCGCGGCGGCCGGTCAGATCTCCTCGCGCGGGCGGAACTCGAACTGGCGCGTCTCGCAGGCCGCCTCCGGCACCGACTCCCCGAGGAGCGCGGCCCACTCCGGGATGTGACAGTCGGCGTCAGTCGTCATCGGCTGAGACCACACGACCGCCTGTGATAACCGTTACCCGCGTTCCCGCCGACTCGGCTCCGGGGGATCGATTCTTGTCGGTGCGGTTCGGACGTGTCGGAATCCGTGGTCGGTCGACCTCCCGTCGGTCAGTCGCCGAGAGTGAACCCTTCGTCGGCGTCGCCGGGACGTCTGCTCGCGCCGGCGTCCGCGTCCGCGTCGACGGTGACGACCCACCGCCGGGCCGCCCACTCGAAGAGGACGAGCCCCTGAACGACGAGCAGGCTGGCCGAGGCGAAAAAGAGCGCCTCCTCGACGGGGAGCCCCGCGACGGCGACGCCGGTGGCGGTCTCGGGCGCGATGGTCCAGACGCCGTCGCCGATGGCGACCCGGTCGACGGCCGCGAGATACAGCGACGGGACGGCGACCGCGAGGAGCCATCGGGGTGTCGCCCGGGGTCGCGCGAGCACGGCCCCGCCGACGCCCCACTGGAGGGCCGCGACGGGGGCGACCCACGCCAGTAGCGCGCCGAGGTAGGTGTAGCGCTCCGGGGCCGCAAGCAGGAGCCAGCCGCCGGCGGCCGCGACCGCCAGCCACGCGACCGTGCCGGCGACGCGCGGGCGACGCGCGAGGTCGCCCTCGAACGGCGCGGCGTCGACGCCGACCCGGTCGAGCCACAGCCCCACGAGCAGCGTCTGGAGGACGAAGAAGAGGTACTCGCCCACGGGGGCGGCCCACACCCGCGCGAGCACGCGCCCCTCCCCGTAGAACCACACGCCGCGCTCGATGAGGAGGTTGTCCCACGGCGTCGTGTACGCGACCGCGACGGCGCACATGAGCGCGAGTCCCGCCCGCGCACGTCGCCGACGCGAGGACCCGAACGGCGGCCGCAGGCGAGCCAGCGCCCACAGCGCCGCGATCGGCGGCACGACGAACAGCAGGTGGACGGCGAGGTAGCTGAGCGTCACAGCCGACTCACCCGATCGGTCGACTCGCGGGGTCGCGCCCGCGCTCGCCCGGCGTTCGCTCCGCGACCGTGCGTCACGACCGACGGGGCGGACCACGGCGGGATAAGCCCGCCCCCGCGCGAATCACTCCTGAGACTTCGACCGGCGGCTCAGATCAGCTGCTCGCCGTCGTCGTCGTACAGCCGGATGGCGTCCACCGGGCAGGTCCGGGCGGCGAACTTCGCGTCCAGTTCGTCGCCCTCGGGCACCTCCAGGGCGAACACGTCCTCGTCGGTCTCCTCGCCGCCGACGAGGGTCGCCTTGCCGGCGTCCCTGTCCTTCTCGAAGGCGTCCCACTCGGCGACGCACTGGTACATTCCCACGCAGGTGTCGCGGTCGAACTCGACGTGCATACCGTCCCCTCGGTCGGGCGAGTAATACCGTCTTCGTCCCGGCCGCCGGCGCTGCCGGTTCGGGGCCGTCGGTTCGGTTCCGAAGACCTCTCGAGGGCACCGCGGTGGGACGGCCTCAGTACCCCGCGAGCAGCCTGGCGAGGACGCCGCGGACGCCCGGTGCCGCCGCGTCCTCGGGGACGAACGTCGGCACCGCGTCGCGGTCGATCCCGTCGTCCCCGCCCTCCGCGCCGCGCCAGACGACGGTCCGTCCCTCGACCGTCCCGTCGCCGACCCCGCCGG
This window encodes:
- a CDS encoding histidine kinase; protein product: MATQAPTATTATDETDPVNGGWRGGVAAGALAGIAMGAVFSLFAPAALEVAIPSLYGLSGGIAGWIVHVSHAAVLGVAFVAIANALEITDPNRSTLLGVGYGIALWVVLAAVVMPAWLAAVGSPATPPLPNVDTLSLAAHVLYGAVLGAALPSLRAL
- a CDS encoding ATP-dependent DNA helicase gives rise to the protein MSTTDGHLRFFPYDEPYPNQEEAMDRVSNSLERGQDVLFEGAPGTGKTLSALVPALQHAREHDRTVVITTNVHQQMRQFVEDARAINETEPIRATVFKGKASMCHIDVDYQECQTLRDTTRSVVEDEEDRQQLERRLDDLTDEMREEGTGEGSGSASGGGDAERAAEARQAVQEELERLDEEIDEEASNTCDYYYSNLTADTGEFFSWLFADVRTPEEVYEYAGQRGFCGYELLKEGMEDVELVVCNYHHLLDPQIREQFFRWLDRDPEDVITVFDEAHNVEDAARDHASKTLTENTLDAALDELEETDDSRAEPAENVLRAFTEALRATCEEKLEFGARERVDESWGDLSIANEDRRDDLTLAFLERYEGGGIRAECDLALQLGTRLDEEYEEAYRDGETTSRRECQTLQAAAFVSAWMDGGGELGQHPVVSVRRDAGTGEVYGRAELYTCIPREVTEDLFEEVYASVLMSATLRPFDVTADVLGLDDPVTLAFGLAYPEENRRTFSVATPALFASERDDPGTQETIAATLSDVVRFTPGNSLLFFPSYAEAERYHELLSGDPTLGELLLDGSDPDTEQLRRRLVENDDAALFTSLWGTLAEGVSFDGDAARTVAVVGVPYPHLSERMEAVQDAYDRAFAERSRDAGWEYAVEIPTVRKTRQALGRVIRSPTDFGVRALLDKRYTTADMGKYSVRDAFPPEEREELIDIGPEKLKFAMLNFFSDHAAYDGEPPEP
- a CDS encoding DEAD/DEAH box helicase, translated to MAEAAAETEYVDHPLLVEGFIEDRRYQTDLAATARGGHTLVCLPTGLGKTTVSLLVTAHRLYETGGTALFLAPTKPLVQQHADFYREALDVADEEIVVFTGEVRPDDRAELWDSASIVIATPQVVENDLVGNRISLAEVTHLTFDECHRATGDYAYVYIAERYHADAADPLVTGMSASPGGDREEITTVCENLGIDRVEVMTEDDADVGEYTHDTDVQWERIDLPEPIIEIRDALNEVITDRLESLKELGVTNTTQPDVSQKDLNRMRGELQRMMDGGDSDAYTGMSVHAEVMKLRRAVELVETQSVEALRRYFERQRNAARSSGASKASQRMVAEPKVREAMHKAENFDDLHPKFRRTRVLLAQTLGIGGGERVIVFTESRDTAEALTEFLSASFDTRRFVGQGDKEGSDGMTQKQQQETLDAFRAGEFEVLVSTSVAEEGLDVPEVDLVLFFEPVPTAIRSIQRKGRTGRQAEGEVVVLLANDTRDEAFFWISRRREKEMEEELRTLKGVADEIGDELDDGGQAGLEAFEGDGDGTETGGDAAPDSGGDDDGGSTTATGSTESQPGLTDFDPRGDPDDDGDGDRDGDAPGDGGDSTDGDAASDGESTDDGVVATAGTDAEGTEVVIDQRELESTIARDLSTREGITTRLETLEVGDYVLSDRVAVERKSVADFLDTLVGGDRSMFEQIRDTARAYARPVVIIEGEDLYGERNVHPNAVRGALSSLAIDFDASVLRTEDEADTADLLEVIARREQETNDREVSAHGEKGAKTLAEQQEYVVSSIADIGPVTSRALLEHFGTVEAVMTAREEDLLEVSGVGQVTADRIREVVGSDYPE
- a CDS encoding ferredoxin; translation: MHVEFDRDTCVGMYQCVAEWDAFEKDRDAGKATLVGGEETDEDVFALEVPEGDELDAKFAARTCPVDAIRLYDDDGEQLI
- a CDS encoding lycopene cyclase domain-containing protein, which encodes MTLSYLAVHLLFVVPPIAALWALARLRPPFGSSRRRRARAGLALMCAVAVAYTTPWDNLLIERGVWFYGEGRVLARVWAAPVGEYLFFVLQTLLVGLWLDRVGVDAAPFEGDLARRPRVAGTVAWLAVAAAGGWLLLAAPERYTYLGALLAWVAPVAALQWGVGGAVLARPRATPRWLLAVAVPSLYLAAVDRVAIGDGVWTIAPETATGVAVAGLPVEEALFFASASLLVVQGLVLFEWAARRWVVTVDADADAGASRRPGDADEGFTLGD
- a CDS encoding Sjogren's syndrome/scleroderma autoantigen 1 family protein, whose protein sequence is MSERASDDTDDDSGFDKEAEREKLREKFARDERKRESTRRMSELLLKGATMTNDHCDACGSPIFRQNGQEFCPECDMGDGSADATTTDAGAERAKGAERPADAAERPADAASDVQSPGTAGSGPDGATSARQDTAAEPDTASEPDAGRPNATPDSDGLGDDTPTRRAGRSDAGATPERRDGSSPTRSGRSATPSATSSGDAAGDLAAGRDALATALRRHAEAAADETDPRTAADHLAAAREAAEALAALRR